Proteins co-encoded in one Streptomyces sp. SLBN-31 genomic window:
- a CDS encoding acetylxylan esterase, whose translation MALFDLPLDELHDYRSASVEPSDFDAFWSKTLQEAREHDLDARFEPVDTGLTTVQVYDVTFAGFGGHPVKGWLTLPAGTTEPVPLVVEFIGYGGGRGLPHEHLLWASTGRAHFVMDTRGQGSAWGGGGGTADPMGGAPAYPGFVTRGIDAPENYYYRRVFTDAVRAVEAARSHPLTDASRTVATGGSQGGGITIAVGGLVPDLVAIAPDVPFLCDFPRATTVTDRHPYREIGLFLKTHRGRTEDALRTLSYFDGVHFATRGRAPALFSAALEDQTCPPSTVYAAFNNWAHADKKIEVYEFNDHEGGGPYQEAAKVKWLRAYA comes from the coding sequence ATGGCCCTGTTCGACCTTCCCCTCGACGAGCTCCACGACTACCGCAGCGCGTCCGTCGAGCCCTCGGACTTCGACGCGTTCTGGTCCAAGACCCTCCAGGAGGCCCGCGAGCACGACCTGGACGCCCGCTTCGAGCCGGTCGACACGGGGCTGACGACGGTCCAGGTGTACGACGTGACGTTCGCCGGGTTCGGCGGGCACCCCGTGAAGGGCTGGCTGACGCTTCCCGCCGGAACGACGGAACCGGTCCCGCTGGTCGTGGAGTTCATCGGCTACGGCGGCGGACGCGGACTCCCGCACGAGCACCTGCTGTGGGCGTCCACCGGCCGGGCGCACTTCGTGATGGACACCCGCGGCCAGGGCAGCGCCTGGGGCGGCGGTGGCGGCACGGCGGACCCGATGGGCGGCGCCCCCGCGTACCCGGGGTTCGTGACCCGTGGCATCGACGCGCCCGAGAACTACTACTACCGCCGCGTGTTCACCGACGCGGTCCGCGCCGTCGAGGCCGCTCGGTCGCATCCGCTGACCGACGCCTCCCGCACGGTGGCGACCGGCGGCAGCCAGGGCGGCGGCATCACGATCGCCGTGGGCGGGCTGGTCCCGGACCTGGTCGCGATCGCCCCGGACGTCCCGTTCCTGTGCGACTTCCCGCGCGCCACCACCGTGACGGATCGTCACCCCTACCGTGAGATCGGCCTGTTCCTCAAAACACACCGCGGCCGCACCGAGGACGCCCTGCGCACCCTCTCCTACTTCGACGGCGTCCACTTCGCCACGCGCGGCCGCGCGCCCGCCCTCTTCTCGGCGGCCCTGGAGGACCAGACCTGCCCGCCCTCGACGGTCTACGCGGCGTTCAACAACTGGGCGCACGCCGACAAGAAGATCGAGGTGTACGAGTTCAACGACCATGAGGGCGGGGGGCCTTACCAGGAGGCGGCCAAGGTGAAGTGGCTGCGGGCGTATGCCTGA
- a CDS encoding serine hydrolase, giving the protein MAEREPIARGHCDARFEAVRTAFEENFRERGELGAAVTVTVGGEVVVDLWGGWADADRTRPWERETLVNVWSTSKGPTALCAHILADRGLLDFDAPVADYWPEFAAAGKGKVLVRHLLSHRSGLSGLREPHSVEELYDWELTTRRLAATEPWWEPGTVSGYHALTFGHLVGEVVRRISGLSPGAFLEREVTGPLGIDFTIGLPEKEAGRAAELVHPPAASDSEQAAAFGRLTPAVLAALTNPPVGAAEANTPEWRAAEIPAANGHGTARAVAALYGIFAGRGSYGGRLVLSPESAERVREGQGRCRDLVLGPGLGADTEIGLGLWLSGPNGSYGPNPRAFGHDGFGGSCGLADPEAGVSLGYVMNRMGPHIADDPRKTALIEALYGAL; this is encoded by the coding sequence ATGGCGGAACGCGAGCCCATCGCGCGGGGACACTGTGACGCGCGGTTCGAGGCGGTGCGCACGGCGTTCGAGGAGAACTTCCGCGAACGCGGGGAGCTGGGCGCCGCGGTCACGGTGACCGTCGGCGGTGAGGTCGTGGTGGATCTGTGGGGCGGCTGGGCCGACGCGGACCGCACCCGGCCCTGGGAGCGGGAGACCCTGGTCAACGTGTGGTCGACGTCGAAGGGGCCGACCGCGCTGTGCGCGCACATCCTGGCGGACCGGGGGCTGCTCGACTTCGACGCGCCGGTGGCCGACTACTGGCCCGAGTTCGCCGCGGCCGGCAAGGGGAAGGTCCTCGTACGGCACCTGCTGTCGCACCGCTCCGGCCTGTCGGGCCTGCGTGAGCCGCACTCCGTCGAGGAGCTCTACGACTGGGAGCTGACGACGCGGCGGCTGGCGGCGACGGAGCCGTGGTGGGAGCCGGGGACGGTGTCCGGCTATCACGCGCTCACCTTCGGCCACCTCGTCGGGGAGGTCGTGCGGCGGATCTCGGGGCTGTCGCCGGGGGCCTTCCTGGAGCGGGAGGTGACCGGACCGCTGGGGATCGACTTCACCATCGGCCTGCCCGAGAAGGAGGCGGGGCGGGCCGCCGAACTGGTGCATCCGCCGGCCGCCTCCGACAGCGAACAGGCCGCCGCCTTCGGCCGGTTGACGCCCGCGGTGCTCGCCGCGCTGACCAATCCCCCGGTGGGCGCGGCCGAGGCGAACACGCCGGAGTGGCGGGCCGCGGAGATCCCGGCCGCGAACGGCCACGGCACGGCGCGGGCGGTCGCCGCCCTGTACGGGATCTTCGCGGGACGAGGATCGTACGGCGGCCGGCTCGTGCTCTCCCCCGAGTCGGCGGAGCGGGTGCGCGAGGGGCAGGGCAGGTGCCGGGACCTGGTGCTCGGCCCCGGACTCGGCGCCGACACGGAGATCGGGCTCGGCCTGTGGCTGAGCGGGCCGAACGGCTCCTACGGGCCCAACCCGAGGGCTTTCGGACACGACGGTTTCGGCGGCTCCTGCGGACTGGCCGACCCCGAGGCGGGGGTGTCTCTGGGCTACGTCATGAACCGGATGGGGCCTCATATCGCCGACGACCCGCGGAAGACGGCACTGATCGAGGCCCTCTACGGCGCCCTGTGA
- a CDS encoding YciI family protein: MRYALLVRCPAGGEERPAECLVPPEITGRVRLRPAADATTVRVQSGEVLLGDGPFANRGEDLAAIAFIDVDDLDEAIALAAGHPYALDGGSVEVRPVWE; this comes from the coding sequence ATGAGGTACGCCCTGCTGGTCCGCTGCCCGGCCGGGGGTGAGGAACGTCCTGCGGAGTGCCTGGTCCCCCCGGAGATCACCGGCCGGGTGCGGCTGCGGCCGGCCGCCGACGCCACCACCGTCCGCGTCCAGTCCGGTGAAGTCCTGCTCGGCGACGGGCCGTTCGCGAACAGAGGGGAGGACCTGGCCGCGATCGCCTTCATCGACGTCGACGACCTCGACGAGGCCATCGCCCTGGCGGCCGGGCATCCGTACGCCCTCGACGGCGGTTCGGTCGAGGTACGGCCGGTCTGGGAGTGA
- a CDS encoding nuclear transport factor 2 family protein — MRAFREAVEAGDLDAVEALLAEDVVFSSPVVFKPYPGKAITAAILRAVAQVFEDFRYERELAGPDGRDHALVFAARVGDRELTGCDFIHLDEDGLIDEFTVMVRPLSGAQALAAAMGARFEEIAKEAEARSASAS; from the coding sequence ATGCGCGCGTTCCGCGAAGCGGTCGAGGCGGGTGATCTCGACGCGGTCGAGGCGCTGCTGGCGGAGGACGTCGTGTTCTCCAGCCCGGTGGTGTTCAAGCCGTACCCGGGCAAGGCGATCACGGCGGCGATCCTGCGGGCGGTGGCGCAGGTCTTCGAGGACTTCCGTTACGAGCGTGAGCTCGCCGGGCCCGACGGCCGCGACCACGCCCTGGTGTTCGCCGCGCGGGTGGGCGACCGCGAGCTCACGGGCTGCGACTTCATCCACCTCGACGAGGACGGCCTGATCGACGAATTCACCGTCATGGTCCGACCGTTGTCCGGCGCCCAGGCGCTGGCGGCGGCCATGGGCGCGAGGTTCGAGGAGATCGCCAAGGAGGCGGAGGCGCGGTCCGCCTCCGCCTCCTGA
- a CDS encoding DUF2180 family protein gives MNCYDCALKDTTAPAVAVCDRCGCGVCLRHAHVVGLLMERAPGSGPSVGRRLARRVTCPSCHEAEAFDHVRCAG, from the coding sequence GTGAACTGCTACGACTGCGCGCTCAAGGACACGACGGCCCCGGCTGTCGCGGTGTGCGACCGCTGTGGCTGCGGTGTGTGCCTGCGGCACGCCCATGTCGTCGGACTGCTGATGGAGCGCGCCCCCGGCTCGGGGCCGAGCGTCGGCCGCAGGCTCGCGCGGCGCGTGACATGTCCCTCGTGCCATGAGGCCGAGGCCTTCGACCATGTGCGGTGCGCCGGCTGA
- a CDS encoding RNA polymerase sigma factor, producing the protein MSATDDVEAAVAAAFREEWGQVVATLIRVTGDWDLAEECAQDAFAQALDRWRRDGVPRRPGAWLTTTARNRALDVLRRRAVGAARLREAAVLARDEHPYDPEYDRDDGGVQDDRLRLIFTCCHPALPVEARVALTLRTLAGLTTPEIARAFLVPEATMAQRLVRAKRKIRNAGIPYRVPPAHLLPERTTGVLGVVYLLFNEGYAATSGAELVRTDLCAEAVRLARLLARLMPDEPETLGLLALLLLHDARRHTRVDAAGDLVTLEDQDRTAWDRAEIDEGTALVETALRRGRPGPYQIQAAIAACHAGAASADETDWADIAALYGALLRFVPSAVVRLNRAVAVGMAEGPDAGLALVAELERDGDLADYHLLPATRADLLRRDGRTAEAAEAYERALELVENDSERRFLEKRLAECRSAEGPSSVG; encoded by the coding sequence GTGAGCGCCACGGACGACGTCGAGGCGGCCGTCGCCGCCGCCTTCCGCGAGGAATGGGGCCAGGTCGTGGCCACCCTCATCCGGGTGACCGGCGACTGGGACCTGGCCGAGGAGTGCGCGCAGGACGCCTTCGCCCAGGCCCTCGACCGGTGGCGGCGCGACGGCGTCCCGCGCCGCCCCGGCGCCTGGCTGACCACCACCGCCCGCAACCGCGCCCTCGACGTCCTGCGCCGCAGGGCAGTCGGGGCGGCCAGACTCCGGGAGGCCGCCGTGCTGGCCCGTGACGAGCATCCGTACGACCCCGAGTACGACCGTGACGACGGCGGCGTCCAGGACGACCGGCTGCGCCTGATCTTCACCTGCTGCCACCCCGCCCTGCCCGTCGAGGCCCGGGTCGCCCTGACCCTGCGCACCCTCGCGGGCCTGACCACGCCGGAGATCGCCCGCGCCTTCCTCGTCCCCGAGGCGACCATGGCCCAGCGCCTGGTGCGGGCCAAGAGGAAGATCCGCAACGCCGGGATCCCCTACCGGGTGCCGCCCGCCCACCTCCTGCCCGAACGCACCACCGGCGTCCTGGGCGTGGTCTACCTCCTCTTCAACGAGGGCTACGCCGCCACCTCCGGAGCCGAACTGGTACGCACCGACCTGTGCGCGGAGGCCGTCCGCCTCGCCCGGCTGCTGGCCCGTCTCATGCCCGACGAGCCGGAGACGCTCGGCCTGCTCGCCCTCCTGCTGCTGCACGACGCCCGCCGGCACACGCGCGTGGACGCCGCCGGCGACCTGGTGACCCTGGAGGACCAGGACCGTACGGCCTGGGACCGAGCGGAGATCGACGAAGGCACGGCGCTGGTGGAGACGGCCCTGCGCCGCGGCCGGCCCGGGCCGTACCAGATCCAGGCGGCCATCGCGGCCTGTCACGCAGGCGCCGCCTCGGCGGACGAGACGGACTGGGCGGACATCGCCGCGCTCTACGGCGCCCTGCTCCGCTTCGTGCCCTCGGCCGTCGTCCGGCTCAACCGCGCCGTCGCCGTCGGCATGGCCGAGGGCCCGGACGCCGGGCTCGCCCTGGTCGCCGAACTGGAGCGGGACGGCGACCTCGCCGACTACCACCTGCTCCCCGCCACCCGCGCGGACCTGCTGCGCCGCGACGGGCGTACCGCCGAGGCGGCCGAGGCCTACGAACGGGCCCTGGAACTCGTGGAGAACGACTCCGAACGGAGGTTCCTGGAGAAGCGGCTCGCGGAGTGTCGATCGGCGGAGGGCCCTTCGTCGGTGGGGTGA
- a CDS encoding GntR family transcriptional regulator, with protein sequence MARTTPHDHSTVPGPPLYWRVATRLLDELHDGGIPPGERLPSERKLAERMGVSRETVRQALEVLRRDGLVATDRRGSHATLPGPAVRSPSSLTFPIGARVTDPGGAVDRATVTWEPPPPEHAEALGLAPHRPTLMHRYESAGADGRGRRTAVTSFSAVALSEVEELARYRDRADGAATAQLRRAYDWMRKAGLTLHHRDCITPLADAPSVRVRRRVHDQYARPLEITDLLVDAQQEALVYEFTLPAAG encoded by the coding sequence ATGGCCCGCACCACCCCGCACGACCACTCCACCGTCCCCGGCCCGCCGCTGTACTGGCGCGTCGCCACGCGCCTGCTGGACGAGCTGCACGACGGAGGCATCCCGCCGGGTGAACGGCTGCCGAGCGAGAGGAAGCTGGCCGAACGCATGGGGGTCAGCCGGGAGACCGTACGGCAGGCCCTGGAGGTACTGCGCCGGGACGGTCTGGTCGCCACCGACCGGCGGGGCAGCCATGCCACACTGCCCGGACCGGCGGTACGGAGCCCGTCCTCGCTCACCTTCCCGATCGGCGCCCGGGTCACGGACCCCGGCGGCGCGGTCGACCGGGCCACGGTCACCTGGGAGCCTCCCCCGCCCGAGCACGCCGAGGCCCTCGGGCTCGCCCCGCACCGGCCGACACTGATGCACCGCTACGAGTCGGCGGGCGCCGACGGCCGGGGCCGCCGTACCGCCGTGACCTCCTTCTCCGCCGTCGCCCTGTCGGAGGTCGAGGAGCTGGCCCGCTACCGCGACCGCGCCGACGGTGCCGCGACGGCACAGCTGCGCCGTGCCTACGACTGGATGCGCAAGGCCGGCCTGACGCTCCACCACCGCGACTGCATCACCCCGCTCGCCGACGCGCCCTCGGTACGGGTGAGACGGCGCGTGCACGACCAGTACGCGCGGCCGCTGGAGATCACCGATCTGCTGGTGGACGCCCAACAGGAGGCTCTGGTCTACGAGTTCACGCTGCCGGCGGCCGGCTGA
- a CDS encoding universal stress protein, which produces MTGPVVVGIDGSPAGTTAAWWAAREAATTGRPLLLLHSWSTQPLDVPLAREALGKQRNGGRLLQRTETELLRRYPGLKPTTELTSTPAAEALLDLGGLAELLVLGSRGHGSTASFLLGSTSLYVLGRARCPAVVVRAGDPAVEDGSGRPGADRGEVVVGVKETGPAAEPLLEFAFTAADARGTRVRAVRALQPFGTVDPVHAMAASHADSRHEAEKHARLTAALAPWREKFPHVPVVEQVAAGPAGAVLLYAAEHGELTVLGRKRHPSHLTWKLGPVTHAALHHMPCPVAVVPHG; this is translated from the coding sequence ATGACCGGACCTGTCGTCGTCGGAATCGACGGCTCCCCGGCCGGGACGACGGCCGCGTGGTGGGCCGCCCGCGAGGCCGCGACCACGGGGCGGCCTCTGCTGCTGCTCCACTCCTGGTCCACGCAGCCGCTCGACGTCCCCCTCGCCCGGGAGGCGCTCGGCAAGCAGCGCAACGGAGGACGGCTCCTGCAACGGACCGAGACCGAACTGCTGCGCCGGTACCCCGGTCTGAAGCCGACCACGGAACTGACGTCGACGCCCGCCGCCGAGGCGCTGCTGGACCTCGGCGGGCTCGCCGAGCTGCTGGTCCTCGGCAGCCGGGGGCACGGTTCCACGGCGAGCTTCCTGCTCGGTTCCACCAGCCTGTACGTCCTGGGGCGGGCACGGTGTCCGGCCGTCGTGGTCCGGGCCGGCGATCCGGCGGTCGAGGACGGCTCGGGCCGTCCTGGGGCGGACCGCGGCGAGGTCGTCGTCGGCGTGAAGGAGACGGGCCCGGCCGCCGAACCACTGCTCGAGTTCGCGTTCACGGCAGCCGACGCGCGCGGCACCCGGGTGCGCGCGGTGCGGGCCCTGCAGCCGTTCGGGACGGTGGACCCGGTGCACGCGATGGCCGCCTCTCACGCCGACAGCCGTCACGAGGCGGAGAAACACGCCCGGCTCACGGCCGCACTGGCCCCCTGGCGGGAGAAGTTCCCCCATGTCCCGGTCGTGGAGCAGGTGGCGGCCGGTCCGGCCGGCGCGGTGCTGCTGTACGCCGCGGAGCACGGCGAACTCACCGTGCTGGGGCGCAAGCGCCACCCCTCGCACCTGACCTGGAAACTCGGTCCGGTGACCCACGCGGCCCTGCACCACATGCCGTGCCCGGTCGCCGTCGTCCCGCACGGCTGA
- a CDS encoding nuclear transport factor 2 family protein, whose protein sequence is METQEAAERFVRVWERASAAHDVDALLRLYAEECVHRSMPFRRPHRGRAELADYLRRSFARERVTDVRFSPPVVGPDGVAVAEFRVLAEEDGAPSTLAGCVFVRFDEEGLAVATRDYWHTVDGHEEPAGDLFFL, encoded by the coding sequence ATGGAGACACAAGAGGCGGCGGAACGCTTCGTCCGGGTCTGGGAGCGGGCCTCGGCCGCGCACGACGTGGACGCCCTGCTCAGGCTGTACGCCGAGGAGTGCGTCCACCGCTCCATGCCGTTCCGCCGGCCGCACCGGGGCCGGGCCGAGCTGGCCGACTACCTGCGCCGGTCCTTCGCACGGGAGCGGGTGACCGACGTGCGCTTCTCGCCGCCCGTCGTCGGCCCGGACGGGGTGGCCGTGGCCGAGTTCCGAGTGCTCGCGGAGGAGGACGGAGCGCCCTCCACCCTGGCGGGCTGCGTGTTCGTGCGGTTCGACGAGGAGGGGCTGGCGGTCGCGACACGGGACTACTGGCACACGGTGGACGGTCACGAGGAGCCGGCAGGCGACCTGTTCTTCCTCTGA
- a CDS encoding class I SAM-dependent methyltransferase, giving the protein MFSPEGPSLRELAVQALSSVERGYDLLAPKFDHTPFRTAETVLDAVAAALARTGPYRAGLDLCCGTGAGTEVLGRVCRESVTGVDFSAGMLAVARENVRPAGPAVSWVRADARALPFGPAFDLVVSFGAFGHFLPGELPGLFRQVHAVLRPGGCFAFPVLAPPRPSSPAFWMLLGFDAVMRVRNAVWRPPFVMYYRAFRLGDVRRDLEGAGFRVGLEALPEFGRRGDGSPRVRLVRAVRG; this is encoded by the coding sequence ATGTTCAGCCCCGAAGGCCCCAGCCTGCGCGAACTCGCCGTCCAGGCGCTCTCGTCCGTCGAGCGCGGATACGACCTGCTCGCGCCGAAGTTCGACCACACCCCCTTCCGGACGGCCGAAACGGTGCTCGACGCCGTCGCGGCGGCCCTTGCCCGCACCGGGCCCTACAGGGCGGGGCTCGACCTGTGCTGCGGCACCGGAGCGGGGACCGAGGTGCTCGGCCGGGTCTGCCGGGAGAGCGTGACAGGGGTCGACTTCAGCGCGGGAATGCTCGCCGTGGCCCGGGAGAACGTCCGGCCCGCGGGCCCGGCCGTCTCCTGGGTGCGCGCGGACGCCCGGGCGCTGCCGTTCGGCCCGGCCTTCGACCTAGTCGTCAGCTTCGGGGCGTTCGGCCACTTCCTGCCCGGCGAACTCCCGGGCCTGTTCCGGCAGGTGCACGCGGTGCTCCGGCCCGGCGGCTGCTTCGCCTTCCCCGTCCTCGCACCGCCCCGGCCCTCGTCGCCGGCCTTCTGGATGCTGCTCGGCTTCGACGCCGTCATGCGCGTGCGCAACGCCGTGTGGCGCCCGCCCTTCGTCATGTACTACCGGGCCTTCCGGCTCGGGGACGTCCGGCGGGACCTGGAGGGTGCCGGATTCCGTGTCGGCCTCGAAGCGCTGCCGGAGTTCGGGCGGCGGGGCGACGGGAGCCCGCGGGTGCGGCTGGTGCGGGCCGTCAGGGGCTGA
- a CDS encoding YciI family protein, producing MKYMLLVCGDDTADASGMAPVEPWVEELGERGARLHGHRLALPAEAVTVRVRGGEVLRTDGPFAETKEYVAGFDILECDSLEEAVAAAAAHPVATIGAMEVRPFWPMDDEDDAESAIRARDTELTAAFRARDLDRALACYTPDAAVFHLADGRERQGLKAHREALRELFASVTGPVTRQVLDLRVHVDESVGFAHALVRLTADRADGTALDETLRVTTGYRDTGLRRLITHEHAVALKGA from the coding sequence ATGAAGTACATGCTGCTCGTCTGCGGCGACGACACCGCCGACGCCTCCGGCATGGCACCCGTCGAGCCCTGGGTGGAGGAACTCGGGGAGCGCGGCGCACGCCTGCACGGCCACCGGCTGGCCCTGCCCGCCGAGGCGGTCACCGTGCGGGTGCGCGGAGGCGAGGTCCTGCGCACCGACGGGCCCTTCGCCGAGACCAAGGAGTACGTCGCCGGATTCGACATCCTGGAGTGCGACAGCCTGGAGGAGGCGGTCGCGGCGGCCGCCGCACACCCCGTGGCCACCATCGGGGCCATGGAGGTACGGCCGTTCTGGCCGATGGACGACGAGGACGACGCCGAGAGCGCGATCCGCGCCCGCGACACGGAACTCACCGCCGCCTTCCGCGCCCGCGACCTCGACCGCGCGCTGGCCTGCTACACACCGGACGCGGCCGTCTTCCACCTCGCCGACGGCCGGGAGCGCCAGGGCCTGAAAGCCCACCGGGAGGCGCTGCGGGAGTTGTTCGCGTCCGTCACCGGCCCCGTGACCCGCCAGGTCCTGGACCTGCGGGTCCACGTGGACGAGAGCGTCGGCTTCGCCCATGCCCTGGTCCGGCTGACGGCGGACCGGGCCGACGGCACGGCGCTCGACGAGACACTGCGGGTGACCACCGGCTACCGCGACACCGGCCTGCGCCGGCTGATCACCCACGAACACGCCGTGGCCCTGAAGGGGGCGTGA